The DNA segment CGGTCTTATTGCTACTACTTTGTTGGTCAATTACTGGGAATTCAAATTCGGCTGCTTTGAATTTAGGTTTTTAACTTACATGTAAAGGTTTTTTTTATGCTCTTCATTTCTTTGTATTTATCACGAACCTACTCTTTTACATGCCTAGTACTGTACTGAAAGCTGCTTGCTAAGTCATATGTTTCAGTAAAGGGTTTGAGAAGCAATCTGCAATTCAGCAAAGGGGGATTGTACCATTTTCAAGGGACTTGATGTGATTCAACAAGCACAGTCCGGAACAGGAAACACAACAACTCTATGCTCTGGAGTTCTACAGCAAATTAGCACAACAAATCATCAGGCTTTAGGTGATTACGTACCTTGGTGTTAAGGTTCATGTTTGCGTAGGTGACCAGTATCTACGACGACCTACAGATTCTCTCCAGTGGGGTTCACCTAGCCGTGTGCTCAAGAAAGTTAAGACAATTTGTGAGTTGCTAGACTATTTCTTGGTCACATGTTTTTATCATTTTGTAACAGCCAGGGCTTTATGGCCTATTGACTCATGAACTTTAGGTTAGCACTTTGCTTCTCCACCTCCATCCTTTGTCACCTGCATCTGCAGGCCAAGCAAGAGCAAAGCTTGTAGCCTTGCAATTAAGATAAGGCTTTAGCTTTTCTGTCGAGCCTGGTCCTTGATGCAGCTCATCGGTATGGCTCTACTCCATTCACACAAGTACGATTTTCACCATTGGCGGATGGTCTTACACATGAACGGTTATGATTAATGTATGCGTAGACTTCAACTGTCAAGCTCTCAACGACCaagtaaaaatggaaaaagatgTATTTAGTTGAGTATTTGGACTGCTTCAAAGTATACGAGTTGGGagaaaaatagtaaaatactTTTCAAACCCGACGTGATCAACACTAGTGAGCTGGGTTTGAtaacttaaaattacaaaaaaaaaaagatgattttttttttcaattgattcATATAATTATTAGATCATTGGACACCATGATTTCCCCTTAAACACGCCATCTAGAATCAATTCCCATGTCTCCAAAGTCAATCACTATTTTATCTACCAACTTAAATTATTTCCCAAAAATAACTATTCGGTAGCTTTGTCTACTTTTTAATAAGACCCCACAGTTTTATATATTCAGGCAAAAACAAAACAAACGCCTCCACTAGCCCACCATCTTCCTTGAGTAATCTCTCTTTGAGATCTTCCCACAACTTTCAATGGAAGACTACAACAGATCAAGGTCATATGGTACTGGGATGATGCAGTTAGATACCTACCATGGGGTGCCACCTAGGCCTTCTTCAGGTTATGAGCTCAGGTCCTATAGTGTTTCCTATGCACAGTCTCAGATGGCTAACAACAGGGACTTCAAGTTGAAGAAAGGGAAGAGCACTTCTGCTTCATCTTCAAAATCATGGAGCTTTGCTGACCCTGAGTTCCAACGGAAGAAAAGGGTTGCTAGCTACAAGATGTACAGTGTTGAAGGTAAGGTCAAAGGGTCCTTGAGGAGAAGCTTTAGGTGGCTTAAAGTGAAGTACACACAAGTCGTTTATGGGTGGTGGTGATTATGGCAGCTTTTGTCCATCTTTTGTTTATCTTTGCTTGTATCCAAGGTATGTTGTGAAAGAGAAAGAAAcagtttgaattttaaaaaaggaaGGCTTATGATAAAATTTATTGATGTGGACTAACTTGATTGTAAGTTTGGTTAAATTCTGCTCTATTAGGTGTATCTTTATTTGTTAAAATGATCGATTATTTTACCAGTGTGTTAGCATATTGAATGAGGGTTTCAATTTGGTGATTGACGTTTTTTTAAACAGCTTTGAGCAGAGAGTCTTGTTTAAATGGTAAGCATTTGTTGCTTGGAATGTGTTCTCCATGGAGAGCCTTGTTCATCTGTTTGGAGTTTTGGGTCTCCTTCTAGGTTCGCCGAGATTGGAACTCTCGAGCCCGGCCATTCACATCTCCTTCAAGAATCATAATTATAatgtatacaaaaaaaaaatccaaaagttTGGTTTCTATTCCTTTTGCTCTACCAAATGTTGTAGAATATCTAGAAATCCAAAAACTTTAAAATGATGAGAATTAGAAATGCAAATAAAAAATCTGAATTGAGGAGGACAAGCCAATcaagatttttgtttttaaacgAGGTTCAGTATTTAGGCATTAGGCATGAGTGTGGTGAATTGCAATTGGCATTATCGAATGTGGTACGGCTTGAATCATTTTTCATTCTGCTCTTACGTCTAGTccgttttctttcttttttcatggGAAGCTGTTACATGTATTTCAATGTCGAATATAACAGCGTTGGGAATAAAATCAAACCAGAATTATTTCTTCATTTATAGACAATAATTAATTCAATGAGTGagagattttttaaaattgaaaaatataatgtgtttaatgtttattatcttttttggtatttttttttaaaaatttacaaccCAAAATCAAATATTCAGCTTGACTCGAAAAGGATAGGAATTTAAGTTTATTGAACATGCATAAGAGAAATATAGGCACTTGCTAGAGTTTAGTAGGACAGGATgagcccttttttttttcaatcatttATGACAATTTAATTcagttcaatttttattatttatttattttaattttgggtttgagtgtttgaatttattttgataaggtttctgttttataatttttagatttttttaataagttttcaaaaaaaaatcacaaataacttttaaaaattattttttgaaattttttagttatttttattattttaaatataaaagatctattttatctaataaaaattGGATTCAGATATTATAATTTCTCGAAAAATAATTTTCCCCAACCCTAACCGTATTTGTTTGAAGCTTCCTTGTCCAGGATTGACAAGGGTCTTCAATCTAAACTTAGCCGAAAACATTATAATTGACAACACTCAACACcctttcaaaatttgataatggGATTACTAGGATATTGATTGGAATTTTAATTAACACACATTTattgatttaataattatatttgagtctaattattttaaattatgtatgatatatttcgataattattataattaatcaatcttattaaatttaatataattaggATATCTCAATTACACAAATAATTGCACTTAAATTAAGTTGTTCAATGTGGGAAAATATTCATATTAAAAGTTGATAGCATGGAATCTCAAATTTAACATTTCCTCCTCTCATATAAAGATAATTCTCTCTTTTGAAATATATTTCTTGTGTTTTCCTTTCCAATTAACCTAATTCCACACCCATTGTCCACCTACATTTTTTCTCTATCTAAACCTCCTTTTGATTATCCTCTTCCTTCATatacttttttctttattttccctgATCTTCTTCTCTTATAAACTTAAGTTTATTTTAAGTCCatccatattttttttaaaaattattgtaatACCCCTCATCGGTCCTACAATAGATCTAAGTAAGAAATACTACATTTAACACTAAACTCATCATTTAAATTTATTCTTGTTTTATTATAACCGAGGTAacttataaaacaaaatattatctTTTATACATAATTCACATATTACTAAAGGCCTAAGTGTCATGagctagaactttagtctcgtAATTCGTGTGACCTTAGCAATTTCTTGATTTCAAATTCGCCTAAGTCGGCCTAACTCTCGCAAAGTGAGAATTCTTGATAGAAATTCTCCAAGGCACTGAAAATAAAGTGGAAACAATTTAGAACGAAAGAGTAACGAAAGAATAGAAAATACCACAAGAAAGTAAAACTTGCCAATTGTTTGAATAAATGCTCCCAAAGTATTTTATTACTCTAAAAAGAACGCAAAGAATGGGATGATTACAAGTAAGGGggaaggcctctatttatagttggcCTCCCCCAAAACCAACGGTACAAATTGAGTTATATCGATGGTCGAGATTAAATCCTATCTACGGTCGAGATTAAATCCTATCTACAATTGAGGTTCTTAAGGGATTTGTAATAACCCAAGCCCAATTCGATCGTTAGATTCGATATGGAGAATCAAAAGATGAAACCATTAAATTAACAACACCAACTGAATACCAAATATCCCAGCTTGGCGGGTACCAGCTTGCTAGAGtggtgttttgatattttaaaaaacatatattagattggaaacaacttaaatataataCTACACCATTTAAACTTGAGATATGAGTGAACTGAACTTGGCGAAAGCTCAATAAATACTcatattttctaataaaaatttgCATTCGAGTTATTGCTCAAAAAGTAgtttaaaattcattttcaaagTCTAATCTCATATAAAAGCGATTTGGCATGAAGGCCAACAAGATTACATATAAAATATTCTGaaatacaaaataacatttcaattaCAAACTTTTAAGTTCAAATTGGCAGCTTTTAATAGGCGTCCTAATACCTTAGCATTTACATGTTACATAAAGACAGGAAATGGCTCACAAATAGGTCGCAAATCTAGTTGAATCCCAGCAAAGAAACGTCCAACCTACTAACCtgaaaataagagaaaagaaactaagtgagttcataagaacttagtgagttccaaggaaaaatatattatatatatatcccaTAATAGGGTTCAGCAGACACTACTAGACTAAGACTTAGATCGACAATTGCTACGCCACTTTGGTGAATACTATCCTTCCTGTTTCCGAAGTATCCACTGGTGGAAACTTCCACAAACGGATGCAACCTAAAGGCAGACACTATTCACTGATAGAGTCTCACATATGACAAACATGAGGCACAACTGTTTTACGTGTTCGCCATCCTTGTGGATTACCCCTCCATAACTGTTTAACGTACTGTTACTCTTCATGTAATGTTCACATTTTGTTAATACAAAGTACACCCTTTTTCCATATACTCCCTTCCTTGTCTAGCTTCTGATCCTAATTTCGAAGAACCATTATTCTTGTATCTTCATACCACTCATTAGAGCCATTAAACTAGTCATAACCTCTATACCTCCATCATCCCTCATTGTATTCGAACACATTAGTGTTCCCCCGTAAGGCCAGGTATTCACTAGTCACGGTTTGCACTAAAGTGCCATATCGGAGGCAGAACATAATACCTTGTGTCTTCTTTTCATTATTATACATAACAACCCTCTGGTACCTCCTTACACCATTTTAGATAAGGAGTTTGTGCACCAAGAAAGGAGTATTTATACCCATGCACATGCATTCCTTCTATTTTTGATTTACTGACTGTAACTATACATGCATCGACTCTTTAAACTCATTTCCTTTAACGCAAGTGTAacagtctattttcaataaaatcgaaacagtggttttgggaccacaaatctaacatgaaaatatttattttaatattattttaatgtctacaaaatgttagtattactatctaaaaatttagttaagaaattttatcgtttgcatgcttaatttggtaaaaaggactaaattgcataaagtgcaaaagttgagttctagtagctaaaggtagtaaatggctatagaaccttaaattatgAGTCCTTATATGGTAGTTATATGAGTCCTTACGTGGTAGTTAGACCATTAATGaagatagtggatgtacatggcttggtattaatgaaattatgaatattttttaaggataaaatgataatttggtaaataatgataaatataataaaacaaaatcaagttatcatctttttacTCTTTCTtcaactaaaaattcaaaaaagaagaaGCCATGGAAGCTTGCTAGGTTCGTCCATGAAGTTTTTgtttgcatggtatgtattttagtctcgtttttaatgatttctatgttttcaggatcgttgtaacttaatccaactagctcggggactaatttgtaaaactgtcaaaatattagggtttttccataatGAATATGGgttgttttttatgttttatggaagaaaatggttagttgttgatagataaacaacttttgttaagtgatttttgatgaaattgtcaattaaggattaaataaaaaatagaaaatattcatGATGaagttgtgaaataaatgaaatgtagggCTTGCTAAAGACCTATATGAAATTCGACTATGGTGGGTTATgggtgaattgcatgaattttcattttatgagctagggactaaactattataaaattaaaattataggggcaaaaatataatttttttaaatatgagtttggattgaattgaataaaataattattgaattgagttgaatttattcatttagatcaagacaaACCTCGTATGggtttagatcgaggcaaagataaAGTTTCAAAATAATCGCCTCCTTATCCACGTTTTATAGTTGatgtaagtttgtgtaattatatTGCATTTTTATGTCTCGTTTTGAAATATTTATGTAACATAGACTGTTGTTTATAAATCTATTGCATATCCAATGATGTTACGTCgactatcgagccccgtttgaaccttaggaatgtgtaggatacaaattacatgtcattagggtttacatgattcaggTGCTGATCTTTAACGTCCTACTGATGGTTGAGGTCTGGtatgtgttgcagatactccacagttcatgtgagcagcatcgagTAGCTACGTTCCGAACTATAGCtcatgtgagtaggcccattttcatAGCTCATATGAGTATACttattcacagctcgtgtgagcatacatgtacaagaattaACGGATTACAGTTAAATGAGTAAGCACAATTTGTGTGAACTATCCcgggtatccaacgatattctaaatggttcaatgggcattattcaggaaagaaatggtaagagcatgatatgaaAATCCTTGATATAGTGATACATGGTAATATTATAAGATgagatgagtaataaactcaTGTGATATATGTTGTGACTAAATGGCTAATCATGTTAAAGTGCCTATGATTTATATCTTGTaggctaacatgtttggtgtggatgcttaggctttggccaagcttTGGTTGGATCATGCCatgttaatttaataaatgtCATGTATTAAAATGGCaagttaagttttatattttacgaatttactaagcatttatgcttactctatgttattttttcatgttttatagtgtattcagaagctcgttcaggttggaagcttgtcagagttatatcacactatccatatgCTAAATCAGTAGATTTTAGTATTTCTAAGTcttagttataatggcatgtataggtgttttggttgatgttttggccatttttttttggcttgtaattatgcTTTTTTTGAATGATTGAAATGGTGGATATGTAGATATATGTATGTGGCCTTATCATGGAATTGTGGTTgtgtttggtatatatattatgtatggaCTTATAATGGTTGATATCATGGCTTATGGTGCTTGATTGATGGAAGATGGAATGGCAgttaaaaatgtatgttatgagttGTGCTTTGATATGCTtgaatgtgattatttgatataGGAAATTTAGTTGACATTTATGGCTATTTGTGTAATGCTTGTTAATGAACATTGAATGGCCAAATTGGTATAATGAGTGTGACTATAATATGTGAACATGAAGATAAATGTTGGCTTGAAATTGTTTACAAGTTAGTTATTTTACGCCTAAATTATGCATCTATAAAGTACTTCttattgttgtgattgaggtgccctttgggcatattggttgtatgaatataTGCCATATTAATTTAGCTTGGTTACGCATGTTTTAAGTGCAACTTTAAGGCTTGTTTATATGTGGAAAATTGATTGTAGGTATGTGCATgaaagggtgagaaaaatggcttggaaatgacctatttttcgtccacacggctaaagacataggcgtgtgtctcaattgtgtgtcacacatggtcaggggacatggccttgtgtcccctgAAGCTTACTAAGGGTTGTAAGTCAGGCagctacacggcctagcacacggcctgacacacgggcgtgtgaggccatttcgaagggtacatggtttggcacacgggcatgtggcttggtcgtgtgacccaattcAAAGAGTTATATGGGcacagacatgggctgggacatggctgtgtgtccctacttcgaatgtacacacggcctgagacacggcaTGTGTCTCAGTCTACCATGTCTCAGTCATATGACCCCtgtagttttaaaattttcaccttttttgaaaaattctatatgtttccaatttagtcccgatttgtttctactatgtttttagggcctcaagggctcggttaagggacaatatgtatgttattaatGGAATTTGTCATGATTGATGTTTGAAgtaaatgatttaaatttttgatttttttgaaatataatctcctgtaatgctctataaccctattctagtgacggatactgtaacaccccgtacccgagaccgttgccggagtcgaacacgaggtgttaacgggcttaattcattacttaagcGGCTCATACaattcgttttaaaattttctagaccTGCATCGCAGctgatttaaaaatcatatctctagttctgaaactcgaaatccaattccgtaaatttttcctgaaactagactcgtatatctatctagtaaaatttttgtaaaatttttggtcaggccaattagtacagtttatttgttaaagtctcccctgtttcagggttcgactactctgacctctatgcATTACGAAttcgatatctccctgtacagggcttcaatgcctatgccgtttgtctctaatgaaactagactcaataatgaatctgtacatataaagcatggcttctaattatctttgtaaaatttatggtgaatttccaaagtcagaacaggggatccagaaatcgctctggccctatttcacaaaaatttaaacatctcataaaatatagctcatatggtcgtttcgtttcttccatataaaatagactcatcaagcttcgattacataatttattaattatttaattctatttctactatttttagtgatttttcaaattcacatcactactgctgtctgcatctatttttaaggtaaattttacctatttcatggttttccatggattaactagtaatttgacatacatatcaccaaatatgatcatgattagccattccaatggctaatcattaccaagcatttccatactactcaataaccatatcataagtgtaacaccaaaaatgatcagccatgacatacggcataataatcaaatagacttagactattactcaaccaaaaccgaattcgatcctaagattaaagtcatTCTCAATGCATGAAATGCTTACCATAAACATCATCCATTCATAGTACTGATCACTTTAACTAAAACGAATTTAAACCACTATCAGTCATAACCAAATTATCAAGACCAAACTTACTAAAACTTATAACTAAGTAcccataagaccaaatccaaacttaacatttaagccatattcgcatggctaaaagtatacatatcaaagttcaaacaaaacataatagcctatacatgccgaaatgttctcttagaccaactaagaagaaggtaccaaaaagttgcaagctggcgtgatgacttcgacgatggtctcgagcacacaaaatgggtcaaagaaacctaaataagtaacaagtaaacacaccaaatgagtatataactcagtaagtcataagcattacactaccgtccattaataaaagatcataagagaaaacaaataatgcaagatcaattactccatccatactgaagtatgctataatttcttagattttcggttcaatctcatgccaagtcctacaatcataccaaataccaaaacaacccaattgattcAGATTCATTTCCTCACAGCATGGAACAATGATGCGCTAGGTAAATTTATACATACACATCACCTGTCTCAAAttcgatattttagttaatagTTCTATCACTTAGTTCTTTCATGCACCTGTTATATTATCAACCgtatttgcacacatagtgctaattacacttgcacacatagtgccatagtaaaccgcacacatagtgcattggattttctctcatgcttcaacatccaaatcggTACACCTAGTGccacttaattccgcacacatagtgccatatgtcAACTCATTATGATAAGACAATTTACTTAACTCAAATAGCACATATGGTtacattaataaataggaaaatcactccaaaagaataccTAACAAAGGGAATTCTTTTATGATCCACTAATATTATGTATATACAAgctaatcaaccttacaaaaatgcttaaggacttaccttaagTCGGATGGAATgattcccaatcgactactcaatattctttgctttgcctttgcttgtttcccctcctttggattcttgagctagaataaataagttaatagtttaatttaccttgcaagatattcataaatatgtaaatttaatgaTTCCACTTCTTCTTACAACCCTCCTTGttccaaatatcaaaatttcaactaatgtttatattatatctCAAAGCCGAATGTATTatcattatcaaaataacatttggtCATCATTTTGTCATTCAACACATTTTTTTTCACTTCATAAACATTTTGACCGTATACTTCTAAACTAGCAAAAGCTCCCCATTTATTCGTACTAtcttttaaatactatcaagttcatatacttctaatttcttaaggtcaacatcttaatgcccattatagccactcccataatctaaatttaaaaatcggcaacacccacatttcaactatcttagccgaatactcctcaacacttagactaaagtatgcacattaaacttaatacaactttcattatacctttcaccctaaaacataatttataaatcttgcccttccttccatgtttcggtcaattgttcaaattacctcataacatgaacatttttttcaactaatctagcatgactcattcggccttaacaatgaaccacttttcatacaaggacaaaaataaatcaaatgaaccttccatttaaaccccattctatcttctacttattcaataatacatgtaaacaactactaattctagtactttgatacacggtttagtgcccaaccatcataaaagtttgaatttttcttaatattgtcaaaatacattcacaaattaacttaaacatataagaagatttaactaacacttcaaaacttacaTCCTACTATCAAGAAGTAGTGCCGCATTGCCTTAATGagaatttccctttttcttttctttggtttcggtttttggaGGAAGAAGGAGATGAACACACTCTCTCTCCTTGaatttcttctttattcatctatttttcttattaaatcattttattttaaatatcttaatcattttctaaccaaaatattataattaattgaatttagtgGAGGGTCATCAccacttggccggccacttattgaatttttgggtattttgacatgcaaacccaagctttcacactttgtagttatttggtccttacaatttgcctatcatattttctaagtttctcaactaagacctttcaagaaaaattcacattcataagtctaaattaaaacatcaaattttcacacatgcactaatacacatagaggatatgcaacaaaattttaaataaattttatgactcggttttgtggtcccgaaaccacatccgactagggtcgaattagggctgtcacagatacaggttaggggtgttacagcaagtACTAGAACCAAAAGTTCAA comes from the Gossypium hirsutum isolate 1008001.06 chromosome A06, Gossypium_hirsutum_v2.1, whole genome shotgun sequence genome and includes:
- the LOC107962828 gene encoding uncharacterized protein; amino-acid sequence: MEDYNRSRSYGTGMMQLDTYHGVPPRPSSGYELRSYSVSYAQSQMANNRDFKLKKGKSTSASSSKSWSFADPEFQRKKRVASYKMYSVEGKVKGSLRRSFRWLKVKYTQVVYGWW